In one Nocardioides sp. NBC_00368 genomic region, the following are encoded:
- a CDS encoding PrsW family intramembrane metalloprotease — MGAIPKDPTRSSRTFTIVVGVLVVLTSLPVLGVVLLSTSVVDNQLAPTGAILGVLFAAVPVVPLVYAFLWLDRYEPEPKSLLALGLGWGAFIAVAAALIVQSVGALLAGWNEATQLAIVAPVTEEAAKGLFLFVLLVWRRHLLDGVLDGIVYAGMVGIGFAFTENILYLGGTYNGTPGMGDSSAGHIGEFTVVFVMRCLFSPFAHPLFTAFTGIGIGVAVVTRKRWLKMVAPVLGYAVAVLTHGTWNGSTLLFDGAGFLLAYVVLMVPAFVSMVVFAIWRRKSERIVLTRSLTDAAQRGLIPYTDIGWVVDLQRRDQARRFASTHGGAQGVAAMREYQQAAIELGYLHWRFLRGNPPPDFAARGRAYVDRISEVRPHIAFPSGQVMTG, encoded by the coding sequence ATGGGGGCGATCCCGAAGGATCCGACAAGAAGCAGCCGCACGTTCACCATCGTGGTGGGCGTGCTTGTCGTGCTGACCTCGCTGCCGGTGCTCGGGGTCGTCCTGCTGAGCACGAGCGTGGTCGACAACCAGCTCGCTCCGACCGGCGCGATCCTCGGGGTGCTCTTCGCGGCCGTCCCGGTGGTGCCGCTGGTCTACGCCTTCCTGTGGCTGGACCGCTACGAGCCCGAGCCGAAGTCGCTGCTGGCCCTCGGCCTGGGGTGGGGCGCCTTCATCGCGGTGGCGGCGGCGCTGATCGTGCAGAGCGTCGGGGCGCTGCTCGCCGGGTGGAACGAGGCGACCCAGCTCGCGATCGTCGCACCGGTCACCGAGGAGGCGGCCAAGGGGCTCTTCCTCTTCGTGCTGCTGGTCTGGCGACGCCACCTCCTCGACGGTGTCCTCGACGGGATCGTCTACGCCGGCATGGTCGGCATCGGCTTCGCCTTCACCGAGAACATCCTCTACCTCGGCGGCACCTACAACGGCACACCCGGCATGGGCGACAGCTCGGCCGGACATATCGGCGAGTTCACCGTCGTCTTCGTGATGCGCTGCCTGTTCAGCCCCTTCGCCCACCCGCTCTTCACCGCCTTCACCGGCATCGGCATCGGCGTCGCGGTGGTGACCCGCAAACGCTGGCTGAAGATGGTCGCGCCGGTCCTCGGCTACGCGGTTGCGGTGCTCACCCACGGCACCTGGAACGGTTCGACGCTGCTCTTCGACGGGGCCGGCTTCCTGCTGGCGTACGTCGTCCTGATGGTGCCCGCGTTCGTCTCGATGGTGGTCTTCGCGATCTGGCGCCGGAAGTCCGAGCGCATCGTGCTGACCCGGTCGCTGACCGACGCGGCCCAGCGGGGACTGATCCCCTACACCGACATCGGCTGGGTGGTCGATCTGCAGCGGCGGGATCAGGCGCGGAGGTTCGCGTCGACCCATGGAGGGGCTCAGGGGGTTGCGGCGATGCGTGAATACCAGCAGGCTGCGATCGAGCTCGGATACTTGCACTGGCGATTCCTGCGCGGCAACCCGCCGCCAGACTTCGCCGCCCGGGGGAGGGCATACGTTGACCGCATCAGTGAGGTACGTCCGCACATCGCGTTCCCGAGCGGACAGGTGATGACAGGATGA